The Pseudomonas sp. R4-35-07 nucleotide sequence TTTGGTTTGCGCTTTGGTTAGCTTTTGTCGTGCGCATAGGCCTCGATGAGATGATCAACCCGTTCGTGCTGCACACATGGCTATTTTTAACGGCGCCTATTGTGACTATTCCGCTGTTTATACGTTTTGGCATGTATCGCGCGGTTTTACGTTACTTTGGAAATGATGCGCTGATCGCGATAATTAAGGCTGTCAGCCTTTCCTCCCTTATTATTGGAGTGGTCGTTTATTGGTACAGTAACCATCAAAATGTAATTCCTCGTTCTATCATCTTTAACTATTGGTGGTTAAGCCTGATTATGATAGGAGGATTGAGGTTAGCGCTGCGTCAATTCTTCCTGGGGGATTGGTTTACGGCGGCTCAATATGTGCCTTTCACTAACCGTGATGACGGCTTGCCACGTGTGGCTATTTATGGCGCGGGATCTGCTGGGAATCAGCTAGTTGCGGCATTACGCATGGGCCGCTTAATGAGACCTGTAGCGTTTATTGACGATGATCCTACTATTTCTGATAGGGTAATCTCTGGGCTGCAGGTTTATAAGCCTAAACATATCCAACGAATGATCGACACCACGGGCGCCCAAGAGATCTTGTTGGCGATACCTTCATCGACGCGTGGTCGGCGTCGGGAGATTCTCGGGTTTCTTGAGGGTTTTCCTCTGCATGTACGTAGTGTCCCCGGCTTCATGGACCTTGCAAGTGGGCGCGTCAAAGTCGACGATATCCAAGAAGTAGATATTGCAGACCTGTTAGGGCGTGATCCAGTACCTGCACAAGAAAATTTGCTGGAACATTGCATACGGGGCCATGTAGTAATGGTTACCGGCGCGGGAGGTTCTATTGGATCTGAACTCTGCCGCCAAATCCTCGAGCTGCAACCAACAATACTGATTCTCTTTGAACACAGTGAATATAATTTATACAGTATTATGTCGGAACTGGAAGCGCGCATACTTAGGGATTCGCTGGCGGTAAAATTGCTTCCGATCCTGGGATCTATACGTAACCAGGATAAGTTGGTTGATGTTATGAAAACCTGGCATGTAAATACGGTCTACCATGCGGCCGCTTATAAGCATGTGCCGATGGTAGAACATAATATATCGGAAGGGTTTCTGAATAACGTTATCGGCACGTTAAATACTGCTCAAGCAGCTATTATTTCAAATGTTGCTAATTTTGTACTTGTTTCGACTGATAAGGCGGTGCGTCCTACGAATGTAATGGGGAGCACCAAACGTCTTGCTGAAATGACGCTTCAGGCACTCAGCCGTGAATTAGAACCGGCTCTTTTTAACACGACCTCTCTAGCCCTCAATCGTACTCGCTTCACAATGGTCCGATTTGGAAATGTTCTGGGTTCTTCTGGTTCAGTAATTCCTCTTTTTCACAAACAGATTAAGTCAGGTGGGCCCATCACGGTGACTCATCCGAAAATAACCCGGTATTTCATGACTATCCCGGAGGCTGCTCAGCTTGTTATTCAGGCAGGCTCAATGGGGCAGGGGGGGACGTATTTGTATTGGATATGGGCGAACCGGTTAAAATCACGGAATTGGCAGAAAAAATGATTCATCTGTCAGGCCTAAGCGTCCGCTCAGAAAAAAAGCCCCTCGGAGATATCGCTATCGAGTTTACAGGACTTCGGCCCGGAGAGAAGCTCTACGAAGAATTACTCATAGGTGACAATGTCGATGCCACGCAACACCCAATGATTATGAGTGCTAATGAAGATTATCTATCTTGGAGCATATTGAAGCCAAGATTAGTGGAATTGCTGAGTGCGATAGAAAGTCATGATTATATTGAGGTACGTAAGTTGTTACGCGAAACTGTGAGTGGCTATGCTCCCGATGGCGAAATTGTTGACTGGTCTTATCAACAAAAAAGACTTGAGTTGTAGTGTGATTTTTAGTTTGGATAACAGCAGTTTATGCTGTTATCTCAGCTTTTATGCCCGTATTTTCTTCCCTATGCACCTCTGACAGAATACAATTCACCTGCGGCAACGCACCATGATTTTTCCGTGCGCACTGCTCGTGATAAACGGACGGCATAGTTTTCACGCTTCGTCATCCATGGAGCGTCTTCAACATAGCCTAAGCAGGATGGCATTGCATGAGTAATCCTTTTAAATGAAAACTGAATATTCGCTTGAAGTTATCACGCTCACCCTCTCAATTATATTAATGTTCATTGCTTTTTCGTCGATTTTTAGATCGAAAATTGAAAGCGCGGAAGTTCAGCACGAATATAAATTCATCAATGGTCTGCGTGGTCTTGCTGCTATATTCGTATTTGTTAATCATGCGCCGTTTGTGCTAATAAATTTGGGTGTAAAAAATACCGTTTTTTCTGCCTGGGGACAAATTTACCCGAACCTTGGATCTTTCGGTGTACAGATTTTTTTCTGTATTACAGGCTTTCTTTTTTTTGATAAAGTCATCAAGAATAAGAATATTGACTGGGGTGATTTTTTTGTATCTAGAATTAGAAGGGTAGCTCCTCTCTACTATCTAACATCGATTTTGGTGTTTTTTATCGCGGCTTTTTTTGCAGGCTTTGATTTTCTGGATAAAGAGTCTATTACTACTATTGCGGGTTTAATAACGTTCAATTTCATCGATAACCCGATGAGAATTGGAGGTGTATCTCTTGTACCTCTGAGTTCCGTGACATGGACGTTGGTTCATGAGTGGCGTTTTTATGCAGTGTTGCCAATGGTAGCAATTTTTTACAGATCCCAATATAAGTTTATCATACTGACGGTGGCAATAATTATAGCTGCCATTGACCTGGGCACCTCCGCCGTCGTCTGTTGGGCCTACTTTCTGTCAGGCATGGCAGCAGCAGTTATTCATAAAGCAAATATTACAAGTAGGTTCGTCAAATTTGTTTCTACTGTAGTTGCAATATGCATATTTGTGTGGATGTGCGGACTGGTTGATGTTCCTGGCTACGGAGCTTTTAGATTTGCTCTGGCGACTATATTTTTCATATGTGTTACTGTTTCTAATCCTCGTTTCTTGCATTATCAGTTCCTTAACAGGCTAAGTGATATTAGTTATAGTATTTATTTGCTTCACTTGCCTGTACTGTTTCTATCCTTCAAGGTGTTGTCTGTATTCTTTGATTTAGCTGTTCTTGATAAAGTGACCTTTTGGCTTGTGAACTTTGCGACTATTCCCGTTATTGTCGCCTTGTCGACCTTTACCTTCGTTCATGTAGAAAAAAGGTTTATGCGCAAGAAACGGGTAGAAGAGATTAATGTACCCGAGGTTGACCGCACCTTGGACAGAACAAATGCCGCGGTGTGAAGATGCTTACCTCAAGCTCTCGCACGCAACTGGGTACTGATGCTTTCGATAGCATTCGTATGTAGCTCAATTTCGCATCGTTGGGGGGCACGCCGAATTGGATGATTCGATCATGTGGGAGAACCAAGTCTTTCCACACGGCAGTCCATCAGCGCCCACACAAAAAACGACTTTCTCTCACATCCTGCAATATCCCCGCTTTGACACCCTCCATCCGTCGCCTAAGGTAGAAAAGCAGCTTCGGAAAAGCTGCTTTTCTCTTACCGATGTCATGGAGCGTCACCAATGCAAA carries:
- a CDS encoding acyltransferase, which gives rise to MKTEYSLEVITLTLSIILMFIAFSSIFRSKIESAEVQHEYKFINGLRGLAAIFVFVNHAPFVLINLGVKNTVFSAWGQIYPNLGSFGVQIFFCITGFLFFDKVIKNKNIDWGDFFVSRIRRVAPLYYLTSILVFFIAAFFAGFDFLDKESITTIAGLITFNFIDNPMRIGGVSLVPLSSVTWTLVHEWRFYAVLPMVAIFYRSQYKFIILTVAIIIAAIDLGTSAVVCWAYFLSGMAAAVIHKANITSRFVKFVSTVVAICIFVWMCGLVDVPGYGAFRFALATIFFICVTVSNPRFLHYQFLNRLSDISYSIYLLHLPVLFLSFKVLSVFFDLAVLDKVTFWLVNFATIPVIVALSTFTFVHVEKRFMRKKRVEEINVPEVDRTLDRTNAAV